A stretch of the Archangium violaceum genome encodes the following:
- the hisD gene encoding histidinol dehydrogenase, whose translation MNTPPLKYRGRLNALSPEARRRLLDRTGTSDTRVAQRTADLIARVRHQGDQALREMAREFDRAELRSLEVPRSVCEEALASLEPKLKEALARAARNIAKAHAAQKPQATEVETEPGILVGRRPDPLGRVGVYAPGGRAVYPSSVLMGVVPAKVAGVGEVIVCSPPGPDGKPSAGVLAAAALAGADRVFALGGAGAVAAMAYGTESVPRVDRIVGPGNAYVAAAKLQVVDAVAIDAPAGPSEILVVADSSADPEAVAREMLAQAEHDPDACCVTVAVGEVLAQAVASAVERAAVRAKRQEIVTRALRERGAVLSVDSLEEAWPFVAEFAPEHLLIATTSPMEDLPKARNAGTVFVGQYASVAYGDYMTGANHVLPTAGLARAYSGLSVLDFYRWTTYQRVTRDAAARLADDVGLLADSEGLFAHADAARGWRKS comes from the coding sequence GTGAACACGCCCCCGCTCAAGTACCGGGGACGCCTGAATGCGCTGTCCCCCGAGGCCCGCCGCCGCCTGTTGGATCGCACCGGGACGTCGGACACCCGCGTCGCGCAGCGCACCGCGGACCTCATCGCCCGCGTGCGTCACCAGGGAGACCAGGCGCTGCGCGAGATGGCGCGCGAATTCGACCGGGCGGAGTTGCGGTCGCTGGAGGTGCCGCGCTCGGTGTGCGAGGAGGCGCTGGCCTCGCTGGAGCCGAAGCTGAAGGAGGCGCTGGCCCGAGCGGCGCGCAACATCGCCAAGGCACACGCGGCGCAGAAGCCCCAGGCCACCGAGGTGGAGACGGAGCCGGGCATCCTCGTGGGCCGTCGGCCGGATCCGCTCGGGCGCGTGGGGGTGTACGCGCCGGGTGGCCGCGCCGTGTACCCGAGCAGCGTGCTCATGGGCGTGGTGCCCGCGAAGGTAGCCGGGGTGGGCGAGGTCATCGTCTGTTCGCCGCCGGGTCCGGATGGGAAGCCCTCGGCGGGCGTGCTCGCGGCGGCGGCGTTGGCGGGCGCGGATCGCGTCTTCGCCCTCGGCGGAGCGGGGGCGGTGGCGGCCATGGCCTATGGCACCGAGAGCGTGCCGCGCGTGGATCGCATCGTCGGCCCGGGCAACGCCTACGTGGCCGCGGCCAAGCTCCAGGTGGTGGACGCGGTGGCCATCGACGCACCGGCCGGGCCCAGTGAGATTCTCGTGGTGGCCGACAGCTCGGCGGATCCCGAGGCGGTGGCTCGGGAGATGCTGGCCCAGGCCGAGCACGACCCGGATGCGTGCTGCGTGACCGTGGCGGTGGGCGAAGTCCTGGCGCAGGCGGTCGCCTCGGCGGTGGAGCGGGCGGCGGTCCGGGCGAAGCGTCAGGAGATCGTCACGCGGGCCCTTCGCGAGCGCGGGGCGGTGCTGAGCGTGGACTCGCTGGAGGAGGCCTGGCCCTTCGTGGCGGAGTTCGCTCCCGAGCACCTGCTCATCGCCACCACGTCGCCCATGGAGGATCTGCCGAAGGCACGCAACGCGGGCACCGTGTTCGTGGGCCAGTACGCCTCGGTGGCCTACGGCGACTACATGACGGGCGCCAACCACGTGCTGCCCACCGCGGGCCTGGCCCGTGCGTACTCGGGGTTGAGCGTGCTCGACTTCTACCGGTGGACCACGTACCAGCGCGTGACGCGCGACGCGGCGGCGCGGCTCGCCGATGACGTGGGGTTGCTCGCCGACAGCGAGGGCCTCTTCGCCCATGCCGATGCCGCTCGCGGCTGGAGGAAGTCATGA
- the hisF gene encoding imidazole glycerol phosphate synthase subunit HisF, translating to MLTRRLIVCLDVKGGRVVKGVQFEGLRDVGDPVELAMRYEQAGADEVTFLDISASNEERGTLWDLVQRTAERLFIPLTVGGGVRTVDDVGRALRAGADKVSINSAAVARPEVLTECAERFGAQCVVASIDAKRDGDRWRVYTHGGKRATDLDAVAWARECVKRGAGEILLTSIDRDGARSGYDLELTRTIAEQVDVPVIASGGAGNAEHVRAALQEGKAEAALVAGILHDGVTTVGAIKSLLEKSGLGIRSL from the coding sequence ATGCTCACGCGGCGACTGATTGTCTGTCTGGACGTGAAGGGTGGACGCGTGGTGAAGGGCGTCCAGTTCGAGGGCCTGCGCGACGTGGGCGATCCCGTCGAGCTGGCCATGCGCTACGAGCAGGCGGGCGCCGACGAGGTGACCTTCCTCGACATCTCCGCGAGCAACGAGGAGCGCGGCACCCTGTGGGACCTGGTGCAGCGCACGGCGGAGCGGCTGTTCATCCCGCTCACGGTGGGCGGCGGCGTGCGCACGGTGGACGACGTGGGCCGGGCGCTGCGCGCGGGCGCGGACAAGGTGAGCATCAACTCGGCGGCGGTGGCCCGGCCCGAGGTGCTCACCGAGTGCGCCGAGCGCTTCGGAGCCCAGTGCGTGGTGGCGAGCATCGACGCCAAGCGGGACGGCGACCGGTGGCGCGTGTACACCCACGGTGGCAAACGTGCCACGGACCTGGACGCGGTGGCCTGGGCTCGCGAGTGCGTGAAACGTGGGGCAGGTGAAATCCTGCTCACGAGCATTGACCGGGATGGGGCCCGTTCGGGGTATGACCTGGAGCTGACGCGGACGATCGCCGAGCAGGTGGACGTTCCGGTCATCGCCTCGGGTGGTGCGGGCAACGCGGAGCACGTACGGGCCGCGTTGCAGGAGGGCAAGGCGGAGGCGGCGCTGGTCGCGGGCATCCTCCACGACGGCGTCACCACTGTCGGGGC
- a CDS encoding imidazoleglycerol-phosphate dehydratase yields the protein MTTIVRETKETKITVDVALGKGTARVDTGLPFFDHMLSTFARYAGLDLTLHARGDLRHHLMEDVAITLGTAVQKVIPATAARYGERTIPMDDALVQACIDVGGRFYYRGPLRNKLYEHVMRSFCEHAKVTLHLRILRGKDSHHVTEAAFKALGMALRDAMVDSGVVFSTKGTVALEVK from the coding sequence ATGACGACCATCGTTCGGGAGACGAAGGAAACCAAGATCACGGTGGACGTGGCCCTGGGCAAGGGCACCGCCAGGGTGGATACGGGCCTGCCCTTCTTCGATCACATGCTGTCCACCTTCGCGCGCTACGCGGGCCTGGACCTGACGCTGCATGCTCGCGGCGACCTGCGGCACCACCTCATGGAGGACGTGGCCATCACCCTGGGCACGGCGGTGCAGAAGGTGATTCCGGCCACGGCGGCCCGCTACGGCGAGCGCACCATCCCCATGGACGACGCGCTGGTGCAGGCCTGCATCGACGTGGGCGGGCGCTTCTATTACCGGGGCCCCCTGCGCAACAAACTGTACGAGCACGTGATGCGCTCGTTCTGCGAGCACGCCAAGGTGACGCTGCACCTGCGCATCCTGCGCGGCAAGGACAGTCACCACGTGACGGAGGCGGCATTCAAGGCGCTCGGGATGGCGCTGCGTGACGCCATGGTGGATTCGGGAGTGGTGTTCAGCACGAAGGGCACGGTCGCCCTGGAGGTGAAGTGA
- a CDS encoding pyridoxal phosphate-dependent aminotransferase, with translation MSLPSRASYRDIPLYSPSKVKCGVDLSDNTNLFGMPPAAERVLRETVATQVSRYPVGYAPDLKQAVARYTGVAPSRVTTGCGSDDVIDSTLRAFLEPGEVIAFPDPTFVMMSYFAKVNGLRYAPVPLRPDFDIDVDGLLATGAKLIYVCSPNNPTGTVASRAALERLVDNAPGIVLLDEAYAEFARESHLDLAARPNVLVTRTLSKAFGLAGLRVGYAVGNPTLVAEVEKARGPYKVTGLSERMATAALTEDLPWMKARAEESLAIRARLVSELEQLGLRTLPTEANFVMVPLPGAPAVAERMRQRDVNVRAFQGLKGIGDALRIGCGPWTMMEAALGALREALR, from the coding sequence ATGAGCCTGCCCTCTCGCGCTTCGTACCGGGACATCCCGCTGTACTCGCCCTCGAAGGTGAAGTGCGGTGTGGACCTGAGCGACAACACCAACCTCTTCGGCATGCCCCCCGCCGCCGAGCGCGTCCTGCGCGAGACGGTGGCCACCCAGGTGAGCCGCTACCCCGTGGGCTACGCGCCGGACCTGAAGCAGGCCGTGGCCCGCTACACGGGCGTGGCTCCCTCCCGGGTGACCACCGGGTGCGGCTCGGATGACGTCATCGACAGCACCCTGCGCGCCTTCCTGGAGCCGGGTGAGGTCATCGCCTTCCCGGATCCCACCTTCGTGATGATGTCCTATTTCGCCAAGGTGAACGGCCTGCGCTACGCGCCGGTGCCGCTGCGGCCGGACTTCGACATCGACGTGGACGGGCTGCTCGCCACGGGCGCGAAGCTCATCTACGTGTGCTCACCCAACAACCCCACGGGCACGGTGGCCTCGCGCGCCGCGCTGGAGCGGCTGGTGGACAACGCGCCCGGCATCGTCCTGCTCGACGAGGCCTATGCCGAGTTCGCCCGGGAGAGCCACCTGGACCTCGCGGCCAGGCCCAACGTGCTCGTGACGCGCACGCTGTCCAAGGCCTTCGGGCTGGCGGGCCTGCGGGTGGGTTACGCGGTGGGCAACCCCACGCTGGTCGCCGAGGTGGAGAAGGCTCGCGGGCCCTACAAGGTGACGGGGCTGTCCGAGCGCATGGCCACCGCGGCGCTGACCGAGGACCTGCCGTGGATGAAGGCCCGGGCGGAGGAGTCGCTGGCCATCCGGGCCCGGCTGGTGTCGGAGCTGGAGCAGCTGGGACTGAGGACGCTGCCCACCGAGGCCAACTTCGTGATGGTGCCGTTGCCCGGTGCTCCCGCGGTGGCGGAGCGGATGCGGCAGCGGGACGTGAATGTGCGGGCGTTCCAGGGACTGAAGGGCATCGGGGACGCGCTCCGGATCGGGTGCGGCCCCTGGACCATGATGGAAGCGGCGCTCGGCGCGCTGCGGGAGGCTCTGCGGTGA
- the thiC gene encoding phosphomethylpyrimidine synthase ThiC: MSGASKSLKVDGKVLEGITRGPLPASRKVYVSGVQHPDIRVPMREISQTPTRHGHGPDAKVTPNPSILVYDSSGPYTDPDATLDLRAGLPAVRAEWIRRRGDVEELPGVTSEYGRTREADPRLNGLRFAHRRKPLVAKPGANVTQMHYARKGIITPEMEYVALRENLKREAMASELSRQHPGHSWGAAIPREITPEFVRDEVARGRAIIPANINHPELEPMIIGRNFLVKINANIGNSAVSSSIEEEVEKMVWSIRWGADTVMDLSTGRNIHETREWILRNAPVPIGTVPIYQALEKVGGKAEELTWEIYRDTLIEQCEQGVDYFTIHAGVLLRYIPLTAKRVTGIVSRGGSILAKWCLAHHKENFLYTHFEEICEILKAYDVSFSLGDGLRPGSIADANDAAQFGELEALGELTKIAWKHDVQVMIEGPGHVPLHLIQENMTKQLAVCHEAPFYTLGPLTTDIAPGYDHFTSGIGAAMIGWFGTAMLCYVTPKEHLGLPNRDDVKEGVITYKIAAHAADLAKGHPGAQMRDNALSKARFEFRWEDQFNLSLDPERARAFHDETLPAEGAKVAHFCSMCGPQFCSMKITQDVRDYAEKTGLDEQKALETGMAEKSEEFKKAGGQIYR; this comes from the coding sequence ATGAGCGGAGCCTCGAAGAGCCTCAAGGTGGATGGCAAGGTGCTGGAGGGCATTACCCGGGGGCCCCTGCCGGCCTCGCGCAAGGTGTACGTGTCCGGAGTCCAGCACCCAGACATCCGCGTGCCCATGCGGGAGATCAGCCAGACGCCCACCCGCCACGGCCATGGTCCTGACGCGAAGGTGACGCCCAACCCCTCCATTCTCGTCTATGACTCGAGCGGTCCGTACACGGATCCCGACGCCACCCTGGATCTCCGGGCGGGGCTGCCCGCGGTGCGTGCCGAGTGGATCCGCCGCCGCGGGGACGTGGAGGAGTTGCCCGGAGTCACCTCCGAGTATGGCCGCACCCGCGAGGCGGACCCGCGCCTGAACGGGCTGCGCTTCGCCCACCGCCGCAAGCCGCTGGTGGCGAAGCCGGGCGCCAACGTCACCCAGATGCACTACGCCCGCAAGGGCATCATCACCCCGGAAATGGAGTACGTGGCCCTGCGCGAGAACCTCAAGCGCGAGGCCATGGCCTCCGAGCTGTCCCGGCAGCACCCGGGCCACTCCTGGGGCGCCGCCATCCCCCGGGAGATCACCCCCGAGTTCGTGCGCGACGAGGTGGCGCGGGGCCGGGCCATCATCCCGGCCAACATCAACCACCCGGAGCTGGAGCCGATGATCATCGGCCGCAACTTCCTGGTGAAGATCAACGCCAACATCGGCAACTCGGCCGTCAGCTCCTCCATCGAGGAGGAGGTGGAGAAGATGGTGTGGTCCATCCGCTGGGGCGCGGACACGGTGATGGACCTGTCCACCGGCCGCAACATCCACGAGACGCGCGAGTGGATCCTCCGCAACGCCCCGGTGCCCATCGGCACGGTGCCCATCTACCAGGCTCTGGAGAAGGTGGGCGGCAAGGCCGAGGAGCTCACCTGGGAGATCTACCGCGACACCCTCATCGAGCAGTGCGAGCAGGGGGTGGACTACTTCACCATCCACGCGGGCGTGCTGCTGCGCTACATCCCGCTCACGGCGAAGCGCGTCACCGGCATCGTCAGCCGGGGTGGCTCCATCCTGGCCAAGTGGTGCCTGGCCCACCACAAGGAGAACTTCCTCTACACGCACTTCGAGGAGATCTGCGAGATCCTCAAGGCGTACGACGTCAGCTTCAGCCTGGGTGACGGGCTGCGGCCGGGCTCCATCGCGGACGCCAACGACGCGGCGCAGTTCGGCGAGCTCGAGGCGTTGGGCGAGCTGACGAAGATCGCCTGGAAGCACGACGTGCAGGTGATGATCGAGGGCCCGGGCCACGTGCCCCTGCACCTCATCCAGGAGAACATGACGAAGCAGCTCGCGGTGTGCCACGAGGCGCCCTTCTACACGCTGGGGCCTCTCACCACGGACATCGCGCCGGGGTACGATCACTTCACCAGCGGCATCGGCGCGGCGATGATCGGTTGGTTCGGCACGGCGATGCTCTGCTACGTCACGCCCAAGGAGCACCTGGGGCTGCCCAACCGGGACGACGTGAAGGAGGGCGTCATCACCTACAAGATCGCCGCTCACGCCGCGGACCTCGCCAAGGGGCACCCGGGCGCGCAGATGCGCGACAACGCCCTGTCCAAGGCCCGCTTCGAGTTCCGCTGGGAGGATCAGTTCAACCTCTCGTTGGATCCCGAGCGCGCCCGCGCCTTCCACGACGAGACCCTGCCCGCCGAGGGCGCCAAGGTGGCCCACTTCTGCTCCATGTGCGGCCCGCAGTTCTGCTCGATGAAGATCACCCAGGACGTGCGCGACTACGCGGAGAAGACGGGGCTCGACGAGCAGAAGGCCCTGGAGACGGGCATGGCCGAGAAGAGCGAGGAGTTCAAGAAGGCCGGCGGGCAGATCTACCGCTGA
- a CDS encoding HD domain-containing phosphohydrolase, whose product MEAIPPVPPRILIVDDDDSVRDVISVLLREEGYNCVVASGAEMALDIAAQEETPLVISDMKMPGKDGLWLLEQLRERYPDTSVIMLTGYGDTESAVDCLRRGAVDYLLKPPKLTDLIRAIERALAKRRIELARKRYQKKLERKVRDRTTELRNALRDIANTYQATLLALVAALDAREHETSDHSQRVVRYTNAVAERLGIKGQELEEIGRGALLHDIGKIGVPDAVLLKPGKLTPEEWQEMRKHPDIGFQMIQNIPFLATPAQIVLSHQERWDGQGYPRNLRGQEIHIGARIFAVADTLDAMTSDRPYRKGTTFANAIAEITRCAGTQFDREVVRAFLDIGEQALIKIKEDMHNRKLTLVQAEAQAQEAEATLARLSDDLDDIDQTIPGPGSPGPGSRGASPAPATATPGPAVGASTPASPGRTEPPVVLSVLAGGRQGNSRE is encoded by the coding sequence GTGGAAGCCATTCCTCCTGTACCTCCCCGGATTCTGATCGTCGACGACGACGATTCCGTGCGTGACGTCATCTCCGTCCTCCTCAGGGAGGAGGGCTACAACTGCGTGGTGGCCAGTGGCGCCGAGATGGCCCTGGACATCGCCGCGCAGGAAGAGACGCCGCTGGTCATCAGCGACATGAAGATGCCGGGCAAGGATGGCCTGTGGCTGCTCGAGCAGCTGCGCGAGCGCTATCCGGATACCTCCGTCATCATGCTCACCGGCTATGGCGACACCGAGTCCGCGGTGGACTGCCTGCGCCGGGGCGCGGTGGACTATCTGCTCAAGCCACCCAAGCTGACGGATCTCATCCGTGCCATCGAGCGCGCGCTCGCCAAGCGCCGCATCGAGCTGGCGCGCAAGCGCTACCAGAAGAAGCTGGAGCGCAAGGTGCGCGATCGCACGACCGAGCTGCGCAACGCGCTCCGGGACATCGCCAACACCTACCAGGCCACGCTGCTGGCCCTGGTGGCGGCCCTGGACGCCCGCGAGCACGAGACGTCGGACCACTCGCAGCGCGTCGTGCGCTACACCAACGCCGTCGCAGAGCGCCTGGGCATCAAGGGCCAGGAACTGGAGGAGATCGGCCGCGGCGCGCTCCTGCACGACATCGGCAAGATTGGCGTGCCGGACGCCGTGCTGCTCAAGCCGGGCAAGCTCACCCCGGAGGAGTGGCAGGAGATGCGCAAGCATCCGGACATCGGCTTCCAGATGATCCAGAACATCCCCTTCCTGGCCACGCCGGCGCAGATCGTGCTGTCGCACCAGGAGCGCTGGGATGGTCAGGGCTACCCGCGCAACCTCCGGGGCCAGGAGATCCACATCGGCGCGCGCATCTTCGCCGTGGCGGACACCCTGGACGCGATGACCAGCGACCGGCCCTACCGCAAGGGCACCACCTTCGCCAACGCCATCGCGGAAATCACCCGCTGCGCCGGGACGCAGTTCGATCGCGAGGTCGTCCGGGCCTTCCTCGACATCGGTGAGCAGGCGCTCATCAAGATCAAGGAAGACATGCACAACCGGAAGCTGACGCTGGTGCAGGCGGAGGCCCAGGCCCAGGAGGCCGAAGCCACCCTCGCCCGGCTCAGTGATGATCTGGACGACATCGACCAGACCATCCCCGGCCCTGGGAGCCCGGGTCCGGGTTCTCGAGGCGCCAGTCCGGCCCCCGCGACCGCCACGCCCGGCCCCGCCGTGGGTGCCTCGACCCCGGCTTCGCCCGGGCGCACGGAGCCGCCCGTGGTCCTCTCGGTGTTGGCCGGGGGACGCCAGGGCAACTCGCGCGAATAG
- a CDS encoding DUF4870 domain-containing protein, which translates to MDVQQQAGFITGSPAPTADEKTWGMLAHLSALVAALLSATALSFVGPLLVLILKGKDSAWVAQHAKRALNFQILICAVVWACGATCVLLPVAIVVGLVGALFSILAGLKANEGQMYRYPIDLQIVK; encoded by the coding sequence ATGGATGTGCAACAGCAGGCTGGCTTCATCACGGGTTCGCCAGCGCCCACGGCGGACGAGAAGACGTGGGGCATGCTGGCGCATCTGAGCGCCCTGGTGGCGGCGCTCCTGTCCGCGACGGCCCTGTCCTTCGTCGGGCCGCTGCTCGTCTTGATCCTCAAGGGCAAGGATTCCGCCTGGGTCGCCCAGCACGCCAAACGGGCCCTCAACTTCCAGATCCTGATCTGCGCGGTGGTCTGGGCCTGCGGCGCCACGTGTGTGTTGCTCCCCGTGGCGATCGTGGTGGGGCTCGTCGGTGCGCTGTTCAGCATCCTCGCGGGTCTCAAGGCCAACGAGGGGCAGATGTACCGCTACCCGATCGATCTCCAGATCGTGAAGTAG
- the moaA gene encoding GTP 3',8-cyclase MoaA, whose product MMPAPPQRDPLLPPLQDAQGRTMTYLRLSVTDRCNFRCTYCSPASWGGKKDLLSPEEFERIASVFARMGIRRVRLTGGEPLIRPDIVEVVRRIAALPGIEQVAITTNASHLERLAAPLREAGTTQLNISLDTLSEATFRSISKQGDFVSILRGIDAAVGAGYAALKLNVVVMRGVNDAEVPDLVAYAHARGMTPRFIELMPFGKGTPVPTAELVERLQATGLSLVPDDEQHGATAGPATYWRAPGGRVGFISPLTQNFCGGCNRVRVASNGDLRSCLGGRAQAPLHALIRGGATDAELALAIRAALGEKPEGHRFTEPGAGAFLLPMMGIGG is encoded by the coding sequence ATGATGCCCGCCCCCCCACAGAGGGATCCCCTGCTCCCTCCCCTGCAGGACGCCCAGGGAAGAACGATGACGTACCTGCGCCTGTCCGTGACGGACCGGTGCAACTTCCGCTGCACGTACTGCTCGCCGGCCAGCTGGGGCGGGAAGAAGGATCTGCTGTCGCCCGAGGAATTCGAGCGCATCGCCTCCGTCTTCGCCCGGATGGGCATCCGCCGGGTGCGTCTCACCGGGGGTGAGCCCCTCATCCGTCCGGATATCGTCGAGGTGGTCCGGCGCATCGCCGCGTTGCCGGGAATCGAGCAGGTGGCCATCACCACCAATGCCAGCCACCTGGAGCGGCTGGCCGCGCCCCTGCGCGAGGCGGGCACCACCCAGCTCAACATCAGCCTGGACACCCTGTCCGAGGCCACCTTCCGGAGCATCTCCAAGCAGGGGGACTTCGTCTCCATCCTGCGGGGCATCGACGCGGCCGTGGGAGCGGGTTACGCCGCCCTGAAGCTCAACGTCGTCGTGATGCGCGGGGTGAATGACGCCGAGGTCCCGGACCTGGTCGCCTACGCCCATGCCCGGGGCATGACGCCTCGGTTCATCGAGCTGATGCCCTTTGGCAAGGGCACGCCGGTGCCCACCGCGGAGCTGGTGGAGCGGCTCCAGGCCACCGGGCTCTCCCTGGTCCCCGATGACGAGCAGCACGGCGCCACCGCGGGCCCGGCGACCTACTGGCGCGCTCCCGGGGGGCGGGTGGGCTTCATCTCTCCCCTCACCCAGAACTTCTGCGGCGGCTGCAACCGCGTGCGCGTGGCCTCCAATGGAGACCTGCGCAGTTGCCTCGGTGGACGCGCCCAGGCCCCGCTGCACGCGCTCATCCGCGGCGGCGCCACGGACGCGGAGCTCGCCCTGGCCATCCGCGCGGCCCTCGGCGAGAAGCCGGAGGGCCACCGCTTCACCGAGCCCGGTGCTGGCGCCTTCCTGCTGCCCATGATGGGCATTGGCGGCTGA
- the hisH gene encoding imidazole glycerol phosphate synthase subunit HisH produces MRVTLFDYGAGNLHSLAKALAMAPGVEVRVQEDPLRALDTDVLVLPGVGAFGAAAARLAPGREQMRRAVEAGLPCLGICLGMQLMFDTSDEGGGQGLGLFRGRVTKLSSRRVPHIGWNTVEEDTALKSAKLGTVYYAHSFVCRAEEPGVVVGWTTHEEDRFPAAVRRGKVLGVQFHPEKSSAAGVRFVRAFLEEVRS; encoded by the coding sequence GTGAGAGTGACGCTTTTCGACTATGGGGCGGGCAATCTGCACTCGTTGGCCAAGGCGCTCGCCATGGCGCCGGGCGTGGAGGTGCGCGTGCAGGAGGACCCACTACGGGCGCTCGACACGGACGTGCTGGTGCTTCCCGGGGTGGGTGCCTTCGGCGCGGCGGCGGCGCGGCTGGCGCCAGGGCGCGAGCAGATGCGGCGCGCGGTGGAGGCCGGCCTGCCGTGCCTCGGCATCTGCCTGGGCATGCAGCTCATGTTCGACACGAGCGACGAGGGCGGCGGCCAGGGCCTGGGGCTCTTCCGCGGCCGGGTGACGAAGCTGAGCTCCCGGCGCGTGCCCCACATCGGGTGGAACACGGTGGAGGAGGACACCGCGCTGAAGAGCGCGAAGCTGGGCACCGTCTACTACGCGCACAGCTTCGTCTGCCGCGCCGAGGAGCCCGGTGTGGTGGTGGGCTGGACGACGCACGAGGAGGACCGTTTCCCCGCGGCGGTGCGGCGCGGGAAGGTGCTCGGCGTGCAGTTCCACCCGGAGAAGAGCTCGGCGGCGGGCGTGCGCTTCGTGCGGGCCTTTCTCGAGGAGGTGCGCTCGTGA
- the hisG gene encoding ATP phosphoribosyltransferase gives MLKIALPNKGRLSDEVRELFNDAGLEVRVRGERALTASLGGEFEAIFVRAQDIPEFVADGAADAGVTGWDLVCESGRELELLMDLEFGRCRLVVAAREESGIQKLEDIQDGVRVASSFTRLTQEFFTKRGQKVTVVPVSGATEIAPHLGIADIIVDLTSTGSTLKMNGLREVGTVVQSSARLIARKGHAPEAAAKLEELRQALGSVLAARGKRYLMANVPRRVLSNVREVLPGLNGPTVVDVQGGDYVAVHAVVPAKSIYRTIAALKTLGCEGILVTRIERLMP, from the coding sequence ATGCTGAAAATCGCCCTGCCCAACAAAGGTCGCCTCTCCGACGAGGTTCGCGAGCTGTTCAACGATGCCGGTCTGGAGGTTCGGGTTCGCGGAGAGCGAGCCCTCACCGCGTCGCTCGGCGGCGAGTTCGAGGCCATCTTCGTCCGCGCCCAGGACATCCCCGAGTTCGTCGCCGATGGCGCGGCCGACGCGGGCGTCACCGGGTGGGATCTGGTGTGTGAGTCCGGCCGAGAGCTGGAGCTGCTGATGGACCTGGAGTTCGGAAGGTGCCGTCTGGTGGTGGCCGCCCGCGAGGAGAGCGGCATCCAGAAGCTCGAGGACATCCAGGACGGGGTCCGCGTGGCGTCGTCCTTCACGCGGCTGACGCAGGAGTTCTTCACGAAGCGCGGTCAGAAGGTGACGGTGGTGCCGGTGTCGGGCGCCACGGAGATCGCCCCGCACCTGGGCATCGCCGACATCATCGTGGACCTGACCTCCACGGGCTCGACGCTGAAGATGAACGGCCTGCGCGAGGTGGGGACGGTGGTCCAGTCGAGCGCGAGGCTGATCGCCCGCAAGGGTCACGCGCCCGAGGCGGCGGCGAAGCTGGAGGAGCTGCGGCAGGCGCTGGGCTCCGTGCTGGCGGCCCGGGGCAAGCGCTACCTGATGGCCAACGTGCCGCGCCGCGTGCTGTCCAACGTGCGCGAGGTGCTGCCGGGCCTCAATGGTCCCACCGTGGTGGACGTGCAGGGGGGTGACTACGTGGCCGTGCACGCCGTGGTGCCCGCCAAGAGCATCTACCGCACCATCGCCGCCCTGAAGACCCTGGGCTGCGAGGGCATCCTCGTCACCCGCATCGAGAGGTTGATGCCGTGA
- a CDS encoding HisA/HisF-related TIM barrel protein, which translates to MIAIPAIDLREGACVQLVGGSYADERVRVNDPLDALKRWRSFGFKTFHVVDLDAALGKGSNEGPIGRLLNHEPGLTFSVGGGVRNTAKVEAVLALGASYVVVGTRAIEDPEWLREVAERFPGRVVVAADVKGREVVTRGWTAGSARDIAGVLESLEPLPLGGLLVTAVHKEGQMEGVDMPLMEEVARSSQHPLFASGGVTTLEDLRELARVGTFGAVIGMALYTGKLDAAEVAREFA; encoded by the coding sequence GTGATCGCCATCCCCGCCATCGACCTGCGCGAGGGCGCGTGCGTGCAACTCGTGGGGGGCTCCTACGCCGACGAGCGGGTTCGGGTGAATGATCCCCTGGATGCCCTGAAGCGTTGGCGCTCGTTCGGCTTCAAGACCTTCCACGTGGTGGACCTGGACGCGGCGTTGGGCAAGGGCTCCAACGAGGGTCCCATCGGGAGACTGCTGAACCACGAGCCCGGTCTCACCTTCTCGGTGGGCGGCGGCGTGAGGAACACGGCCAAGGTGGAGGCGGTGCTCGCGCTGGGTGCCTCCTACGTGGTGGTGGGCACGCGGGCCATCGAGGACCCGGAGTGGCTGCGCGAGGTGGCCGAGCGCTTCCCGGGCCGCGTGGTGGTGGCCGCGGACGTGAAGGGCCGCGAGGTGGTGACGCGCGGCTGGACGGCGGGCAGCGCCCGGGACATCGCCGGCGTGCTGGAGTCGCTGGAGCCCCTGCCCCTGGGCGGCCTGCTGGTGACGGCGGTGCACAAGGAAGGGCAGATGGAGGGCGTGGACATGCCGTTGATGGAGGAGGTGGCCCGGTCGAGCCAGCACCCGCTGTTCGCCTCGGGCGGCGTGACGACGCTGGAGGACCTGAGGGAGCTCGCGCGGGTGGGGACCTTCGGGGCCGTCATCGGCATGGCGCTGTACACGGGCAAGCTGGACGCGGCCGAAGTGGCACGGGAGTTCGCATGA